From a single Georhizobium profundi genomic region:
- a CDS encoding heavy metal translocating P-type ATPase produces MTVPQRQTRFRVEGMDCASCAAKIETAVRRIPAVTDVGVSVVAGTMTVTHGPETDLDGVARKLGSLGYKASPLTRTGEKAPASGHVHGPECRHEGHEHSHDNDHHAHGGGNAHDGVPPSRASNVPTGDSLHGMHGHDHGPIDGPWWSTSKAKLTIVCGAALAIAFGLSQLFPQTQPWGFIIAMAVGLVPIARRALFGAMNGSPFSIETLMTVAAVGAVIIDAAEEAAVVVFLFLVGELLEGIATGRARASIRALSNLMPKTALLESEGGTRTVPADSLTVGSIVMIRPGDRVPADGVVLSGESAVDEAPVTGESVPKRKEEGDKVFAGTVNQEGVLRVRVTAAAADNTIARIIALVEEAQESKAPTERFIDRFSKYYTPGVMVVAALVAILPPLLGGAEWNTWIYRGLAVLLIGCPCALVISTPAAIAAGLSAGARRGLLMKGGAVLENLGKVDSVAFDKTGTLTEGKPKVTDIVGIGRDERETLRLAASLEVGSSHPLAVAILAKAEAENVPVVAASEAGAVGGKGVVGTLDGVKLFFASPRAAGQQVMLDEALTTRIASLNDEGKTVSVLLAGGQVAGLIAMRDEPRDDAKAGIAALRELGADSVMLTGDNQRTAKAIAASLGMEARAELLPQDKQKIVGEMRATGSFVAKVGDGINDAPALAAADIGIAMGSGTDVALETADAAVLHGRVKDVANMVSLSRATMSNIWQNIVMSLGLKAVFLVTTVLGVTGLWPAILADTGATVLVTANAMRLLAWRGIRDA; encoded by the coding sequence ATGACGGTCCCGCAACGCCAGACGCGCTTTCGAGTGGAGGGGATGGATTGCGCGAGCTGCGCGGCCAAGATCGAGACAGCCGTTCGCCGCATTCCGGCCGTGACAGATGTAGGAGTTTCGGTCGTCGCCGGCACGATGACGGTGACACACGGGCCGGAAACCGACCTCGACGGTGTCGCGCGCAAGCTCGGCAGCCTTGGCTACAAGGCGTCCCCCCTGACGCGAACCGGAGAGAAGGCGCCCGCCTCCGGTCATGTCCACGGTCCGGAATGCCGTCACGAGGGGCATGAGCATTCGCACGACAACGATCACCATGCGCATGGCGGCGGTAACGCGCATGACGGTGTCCCTCCATCCAGGGCCTCGAATGTGCCGACCGGCGACTCGCTTCACGGCATGCACGGGCATGACCATGGGCCGATCGACGGTCCGTGGTGGAGCACATCGAAGGCGAAGCTGACCATCGTCTGCGGCGCGGCGCTCGCCATCGCCTTCGGGCTGTCGCAACTCTTTCCGCAAACGCAACCCTGGGGCTTCATCATCGCCATGGCCGTCGGGCTCGTGCCGATCGCGCGCCGGGCGCTGTTCGGGGCGATGAACGGCAGCCCGTTCTCGATCGAGACGCTTATGACCGTGGCGGCGGTGGGCGCCGTCATCATCGATGCTGCGGAGGAAGCCGCAGTCGTCGTCTTCCTGTTCCTTGTCGGCGAACTGCTGGAAGGCATCGCAACGGGACGGGCGCGAGCGTCGATCCGTGCGCTCTCGAACCTGATGCCTAAGACCGCGCTGCTTGAAAGCGAGGGAGGCACACGGACCGTTCCGGCGGACAGCCTCACGGTCGGTTCGATCGTGATGATCCGTCCGGGCGACCGGGTGCCGGCCGACGGCGTCGTGCTTTCCGGCGAAAGCGCGGTAGACGAAGCGCCGGTGACCGGTGAGTCGGTCCCCAAGCGAAAGGAGGAAGGCGACAAGGTGTTCGCCGGCACGGTGAACCAGGAAGGGGTGCTGCGCGTGCGCGTCACGGCGGCCGCGGCAGACAACACGATCGCTCGCATCATTGCGCTGGTCGAGGAGGCGCAGGAATCGAAGGCTCCGACCGAACGCTTCATCGACCGCTTTTCCAAATACTATACGCCAGGCGTGATGGTCGTGGCAGCGCTCGTGGCTATCCTGCCGCCGTTGCTGGGCGGAGCCGAGTGGAACACATGGATCTATCGCGGTCTCGCGGTTCTGCTGATCGGCTGCCCGTGCGCGCTCGTCATCTCGACGCCGGCCGCAATCGCGGCTGGGCTTTCCGCCGGCGCCCGGCGCGGCCTGCTGATGAAAGGTGGAGCCGTGCTGGAGAACCTCGGTAAGGTCGACAGCGTGGCTTTCGACAAGACCGGGACGCTGACCGAGGGCAAGCCGAAGGTGACGGACATCGTCGGCATAGGGCGCGACGAGCGCGAGACACTTCGCCTCGCCGCGTCGCTGGAGGTGGGCTCAAGCCATCCGCTTGCGGTCGCGATCCTCGCAAAAGCCGAAGCGGAGAATGTGCCAGTGGTCGCGGCATCGGAGGCGGGCGCTGTTGGCGGCAAGGGCGTTGTGGGGACGCTCGATGGTGTGAAGCTGTTCTTCGCCTCGCCACGTGCGGCGGGCCAGCAGGTCATGCTCGACGAGGCCCTTACCACACGCATTGCGTCGCTCAACGACGAGGGCAAGACCGTGTCGGTGCTGTTGGCAGGCGGACAGGTCGCCGGTTTGATAGCCATGCGCGACGAGCCACGCGATGACGCGAAGGCCGGCATCGCCGCGCTGCGCGAGTTGGGCGCCGACTCTGTGATGCTGACGGGCGACAACCAGCGCACGGCCAAGGCGATTGCCGCCTCGCTCGGGATGGAAGCGCGCGCCGAGCTCTTGCCTCAGGACAAGCAGAAGATCGTCGGCGAGATGCGGGCGACAGGCTCGTTCGTCGCCAAGGTCGGCGACGGAATCAACGATGCGCCCGCACTTGCCGCCGCCGACATCGGCATCGCCATGGGAAGCGGAACCGACGTCGCGCTGGAGACCGCGGACGCAGCGGTCTTGCACGGTCGTGTCAAGGATGTGGCGAACATGGTCTCGCTCTCGCGCGCAACCATGAGCAACATCTGGCAGAACATCGTCATGTCGCTTGGCCTCAAGGCGGTGTTCCTCGTCACGACCGTCCTTGGCGTGACCGGGTTGTGGCCCGCGATCCTGGCCGACACCGGCGCTACCGTTCTGGTCACCGCCAACGCCATGCGCTTGTTGGCCTGGCGCGGCATTCGCGATGCCTGA
- a CDS encoding copper chaperone PCu(A)C produces MTLTVEHAEILIADGDGSPARGFLTIWNGTDTHAYLAKVSSEAFANIRLMRTPFNSDDDAAGPVGGPLLVPAHAELQMRIGGIHLLLADPASPIDQSESQRLMLIFDDGQEVEVSAYLVPSSDRLTSHRHGEADRSAN; encoded by the coding sequence TTGACGCTGACAGTCGAACATGCCGAGATCTTGATTGCTGATGGTGACGGCTCCCCGGCCAGAGGCTTCCTGACGATCTGGAACGGCACGGATACTCACGCCTATCTCGCTAAGGTGAGCAGCGAAGCCTTTGCAAACATCAGGTTGATGCGTACACCATTCAATTCCGACGATGACGCGGCTGGGCCGGTCGGCGGCCCGCTTCTGGTTCCCGCGCACGCCGAACTGCAGATGCGTATTGGCGGCATCCACCTCCTGCTTGCCGATCCCGCGTCTCCGATCGACCAATCGGAAAGCCAACGCCTGATGCTGATCTTCGACGATGGCCAGGAAGTGGAAGTGTCAGCCTATCTCGTGCCGAGCTCCGATCGGCTGACCAGCCACCGGCACGGCGAGGCCGATCGTAGCGCGAACTAA
- a CDS encoding MerR family transcriptional regulator gives MLTIGELSRVTGVKVPTIRYYEQMGLLMAPGRSGGNQRRYEPGERERLSFIKHARDLGFTIGAIRELLELSEHPERPCADADNIAVRQLQIVRDKIAKLRPLERELERIATRCHGDQIRDCYVIQSLANHELCSNEH, from the coding sequence ATGCTGACGATCGGAGAGCTGTCGCGCGTCACCGGGGTGAAAGTTCCGACCATCCGCTACTATGAGCAGATGGGTCTGTTGATGGCGCCGGGCCGCTCGGGCGGCAATCAAAGGCGTTATGAGCCTGGCGAACGGGAACGGTTGTCCTTCATCAAGCACGCTCGCGACCTCGGTTTCACGATCGGGGCCATTCGTGAACTGCTCGAGCTGAGCGAGCATCCGGAACGGCCATGCGCGGATGCCGACAACATCGCGGTTCGTCAGCTGCAGATTGTCCGGGACAAGATTGCAAAGCTCAGGCCCCTTGAGCGCGAACTCGAACGCATCGCGACCCGATGCCACGGCGATCAGATCAGGGACTGTTACGTCATTCAGTCTCTGGCCAACCACGAACTGTGCTCGAACGAGCACTGA
- a CDS encoding endonuclease/exonuclease/phosphatase family protein — protein MPFSSASGRTPKLFLAVLLLAQLAFAAAQFVSVALSRNLWAADLANFIRPHLLVAGVILFVIGFALPRRSTKIAGAIALLAAGVPYLFLPPPAPAAAGTTFTVVSANVLVDNLDPRPFLALPEVGEADILVLQEVRPFWQNTLIARGRWPFESSRDLAGNTDMKVLSRFPILDERTVFPESGDTYGRFAVRFELSVEGRTVVLYAVHPQTPRSPRAWEARAAYLRDLEAAVKSEPSDALVVVAGDWNTPPWSPFFLDFLSSTGYRTTESRWWPLPTRFSIRLWSLTQIGTPIDRIVLSPTLGLEDLTLGSKFGSNHLPVVARVVIPD, from the coding sequence GTGCCCTTCTCTTCAGCCAGCGGCCGCACGCCGAAGCTTTTCCTCGCCGTCTTGCTGCTGGCGCAGCTCGCCTTTGCCGCGGCACAGTTCGTATCCGTAGCGCTATCCCGAAATCTATGGGCTGCAGACCTGGCAAACTTCATCCGTCCCCACCTTCTCGTGGCGGGCGTCATTCTTTTCGTCATAGGCTTCGCGCTTCCTCGGCGCTCCACGAAGATCGCGGGAGCAATCGCGCTTCTGGCTGCCGGCGTTCCCTATCTTTTCCTCCCGCCGCCGGCGCCCGCGGCGGCGGGAACGACGTTCACCGTGGTCTCCGCCAATGTCCTGGTCGACAATCTGGATCCGCGTCCCTTTCTTGCGCTTCCCGAGGTCGGCGAGGCGGATATCCTGGTGCTGCAGGAGGTGAGGCCGTTCTGGCAGAACACGTTGATCGCCAGAGGGCGCTGGCCCTTCGAAAGCAGCCGCGACCTTGCCGGCAACACCGACATGAAGGTTCTCAGCCGGTTCCCGATCCTCGACGAACGGACGGTCTTTCCCGAGAGCGGCGACACATACGGCAGGTTCGCCGTGCGCTTCGAGCTGTCGGTCGAAGGGAGGACGGTTGTTCTCTATGCAGTCCATCCACAGACTCCGCGCAGCCCCCGCGCTTGGGAAGCGCGCGCCGCGTACCTTCGGGATCTGGAAGCAGCCGTGAAGTCGGAGCCGTCGGACGCTCTGGTCGTCGTCGCCGGCGATTGGAACACGCCACCCTGGTCTCCGTTCTTTCTCGACTTCCTGTCCTCGACGGGATACCGGACGACCGAATCCCGGTGGTGGCCGCTGCCGACACGCTTCAGCATACGTCTCTGGTCGCTCACGCAGATCGGCACGCCAATCGACCGCATCGTCTTGTCGCCAACATTGGGGCTGGAGGATCTGACCCTGGGGTCGAAATTTGGCTCCAATCATCTGCCAGTCGTGGCGCGCGTGGTTATCCCGGATTGA